The following are encoded together in the Daucus carota subsp. sativus chromosome 5, DH1 v3.0, whole genome shotgun sequence genome:
- the LOC108223355 gene encoding protein INVOLVED IN DE NOVO 2, which translates to MSSSGEDTDISDTEIEEYQEKSYEELKNGEKCVKTSDTTFACPYCPSKKRKRDYQYRELLQHAGGVGKGSSKRTARDKANHLGLAKYLEIDMTDASGPSQALAKVDSPAEYDGDEVFVWPWLGIVVNIPTEFKDGRYIGGSGSKLRDQLAARGFNPTRVSPLWNYRGHSGTAVVEFNKDWSGFTNAMAFEKAYDADQHGKKDWKAKGQKSGIYGWVARADDYKQGGIIADHLRKIGDLRTISEILEDEANRTSKLVLNLANVIEVKQKHYEEMQTKYAETTNSLNKLIEEKDKLNQSYNEELRKIQDNARQHFQKIFKEHEKNKQLLETQKRELETRGQELEKRETQNEYERKKLAEDIEENSVRNSSLQLAADAQKRVDESVMKLAANHKAQKEDLDRRVLQLQTQLDAKQAVQLEIEQLRGNLNVVKHMVGDDGDLEVLRKVEDIHKSLREKEGEYEDLQALNQALIIKERKSNDELQEARKELVTALSDISKNSHISVKRMGELDPKPFLEAMKRKYSEEEAEDRASDLCSMWAEHLRDPDWHPLRVIEVDGKHKEIIDEQDERLKSLKKELGEDAYNAVTAALREVNEYNPSGRYITSEVWNYKEGRKATLEEGVNFLLKLWKDRMEKGL; encoded by the exons ATGAGTAGTTCTGGGGAGGATACGGACATAAGTGATACTGAAATTGAGGAGTATCAAGAAAAATCCTATGAAGAGCTGAAAAACGGGGAGAAATGTGTGAAAACATCAGATACCACTTTTGCTTGCCCTTATTGTCCAAGTAAAAAAAGGAAGCGAGATTATCAGTACAGGGAACTGTTACAACATGCTGGCGGCGTGGGCAAAGGCAGTTCAAAGCGAACTGCAAGAGACAAGGCAAACCATCTTGGATTAGCTAAATACTTGGAAATTGATATGACCGATGCTTCTGGTCCATCTCAGGCTTTGGCGAAGGTTGATAGTCCTGCAGAGTATGATGGTGACGAGGTTTTTGTCTGGCCATGGCTGGGAATTGTTGTTAACATTCCAACTGAATTTAAGGATGGACGGTATATTGGAGGAAGTGGTTCTAAGCTAAGAGACCAACTAGCCGCCAGAGGTTTTAATCCCACGCGAGTTTCACCTTTGTGGAACTATAGGGGTCACTCTGGCACTGCTGTGGTTGAATTTAATAAGGATTGGTCTGGGTTTACCAATGCCATGGCATTTGAAAAGGCTTATGATGCTGATCAACATGGAAAGAAAGACTGGAAAGCAAAAGGCCAGAAGTCTGGTATATATGGATGGGTTGCTCGTGCTGATGATTACAAGCAAGGTGGCATTATTGCGGATCATCTGCGTAAGATTGGAGATCTTAGGACTATATCGGAAATTTTGGAAGACGAAGCTAACAGGACTAGTAAACTTGTATTAAACTTGGCAAATGTGATTGAGGTTAAGCAGAAGCATTATGAAGAGATGCAAACCAAGTATGCTGAGACCACCAACTCTTTGAACAAGTTAATTGAAGAAAAAGATAAACTTAATCAATCATATAACGAAG AGCTAAGGAAAATTCAGGATAACGCTCGGCAACATTTCCAGAAAATATTTAAGGAGCATGAAAAGAATAAGCAGCTATTAGAAACTCAAAAGAGAGAACTCGAAACGCGTGGTCAAGAATTGGAGAAACGTGAGACCCAAAATGAATATGAAAGAAAAAAGCTCGCTGAAGATATTGAAGAG AATTCAGTTAGAAATAGTTCCTTGCAACTGGCAGCTGATGCGCAAAAGAGGGTTGACGAAAGTGTCATGAAATTGGCAGCAAATCATAAG GCACAAAAAGAAGATTTGGACCGCAGGGTACTGCAACTGCAAACACAGCTGGATGCAAAACAAGCTGTTCAGCTAGAAATTGAGCAACTCAGAGGAAATTTAAATGTAGTAAAGCACATGGTGGGAGACGATGGGGATTTGGAAGTTCTTAGGAAGGTGGAAGATATACACAAATCCTTAAGAGAAAAAGAAGGAGAATATGAAGATCTACAAGCGTTGAACCAAGCTTTAATTATCAAAGAACGGAAAAGCAATGACGAGCTGCAGGAAGCTCGTAAGGAATTGGTTACT GCATTATCAGATATATCAAAAAATTCTCATATTTCTGTGAAGAGAATGGGTGAGCTGGATCCCAAACCTTTCCTGGAAGCAATGAAGCGAAAATACAGTGAAGAAGAAGCAGAAGACAGAGCTTCTGACCTGTGCTCTATGTGGGCGGAACACCTCCGAGATCCTGATTGGCATCCATTAAGAGTAATCGAAGTAGATGGGAAGCATAAG GAAATAATTGATGAGCAAGATGAAAGAttaaaaagcttgaagaaagaACTTGGCGAGGACGCGTACAATGCAGTGACTGCAGCTCTAAGAGAGGTAAACGAGTACAACCCAAGCGGAAGATACATCACGTCGGAAGTGTGGAACTACAAAGAGGGTAGAAAAGCTACTTTGGAAGAGGGAGTTaatttcttacttaaattatGGAAAGATCGGATGGAAAAAGGGCTTTAA
- the LOC108222121 gene encoding uncharacterized protein LOC108222121 — MNLHYIPSSLHSQQKNHVNPKTISDSWATCYVQNIKDQSNISITCGNSYTCSLRREKSTHSLKLRAVQPQKKFKWLAQLKEETPDGSSKKGTIAGAVALIIGTSIGSGILTLPKKTSPAGLIPSTISITVCWAFLLIEALLLVEVNVGLLKKNKKSGLKENELEIISIRTMAQESLGELGGSLATVTYVFLGYTSMIAYSSKSGEILNHLLNIPESASAFLFTAIFSTLITVGGTRTTDQVNQWLTVSMIGLLALIEVLVVAYGGWSGFEANGDWTKVPSTIPVMIFSLVYHDLVPVLCAYLEGDVRRIRASLLLGSVVPLLAFLVWNAIALGLSSQAHQFTDPVELLMSAKWPGVSVMVEAFSLLAIGTSIIGTLLSFSQFYKEQLSTLSESPPSKLIPEPSKQHWLSKWWRKNKANVTATTMVVAPTLCVSTIVPDACSAATDIAGGYCMTILYGVLPPAMAYVMYQRNYDDTGNKTAMSRAGLGLWGLGLFACSIVLEQILQDLSYLPE; from the exons ATGAATTTACACTATATTCCTTCCTCTCTGCATTCTCAGCAAAAGAATCATGTAAATCCCAAGACAATATCGGATTCATGGGCAACATGTTATGTCCAGAACATAAAAGATCAGTCAAATATCAGCAT CACCTGTGGCAATTCTTACACCTGCAGTTTACGACGAGAAAAATCAACACATAGTTTGAAGCTTCGTGCTGTGCAGCCGCAGAAAAAGTTTAAATGGCTTGCACAGCTGAAAGAAGAGACTCCAGACGGTTCGTCGAAGAAAGGAACTATAGCTGGTGCAGTTGCTTTGATCATTGGCACCAGCATTGGCTCTGGAATTCTTACTCTCCCTAAGAAAACTTCTCCTGCA GGGCTAATTCCAAGCACAATATCAATTACTGTATGTTGGGCATTTCTTTTGATTGAAGCACTTCTGCTAGTTGAAGTGAATGTTGGTTTGCTAAAGAAAAATAAGAAGAGTGGCTTAAAAGAGAATGAATTAGAAATAATTTCTATTAGAACAATGGCACAAGAGTCACTTGGAGAGTTGGGTGGTTCCTTGGCTACTGTCACCTATGTTTTCTTAGGTTACACTTCTATGATTGCTTACAGTTCTAAGTCTGGGGAGATCCTTAACCATTTGTTAAATATTCCCGAGTCGGCTTCAGCCTTCTTGTTTACTGCTATCTTCAGTACTCTGATTACTGTTGGTGGAACGCGCACCACTGATCAAGTTAACCAATGGCTCACTGTTTCTATGATAG GTTTGCTTGCGTTGATTGAGGTTCTGGTGGTGGCATATGGAGGATGGTCTGGATTTGAGGCAAACGGAGACTGGACAAAAGTTCCATCCACGATTCCAGTGATGATCTTTTCGTTGGTCTATCATGATCTTGTACCTG TTCTTTGTGCATATTTGGAGGGGGATGTACGACGTATAAGGGCTTCTCTTTTGCTAGGAAGTGTAGTTCCATTGTTAGCGTTTCTTGTTTGGAACGCGATAGCACTTGGCCTCTCATCTCAGGCTCACCAGTTCACAGACCCTGTTGAACTGCTAATGAG CGCGAAATGGCCTGGCGTTTCAGTTATGGTAGAGGCCTTCTCTCTACTAGCTATAGGAACATCAATAATCGGGACTCTCTTGAGCTTCTCTCAGTTCTACAAGGAACAACTAAGTACGCTATCAGAGAGTCCTCCCTCGAAACTAATTCCA GAACCAAGCAAACAACATTGGCTAAGCAAATGGTGGAGAAAGAATAAAGCAAATGTGACAGCAACAACAATGGTGGTCGCGCCAACCCTCTGTGTGTCAACTATAGTTCCAGATGCATGCTCTGCTGCCACGGACATTGCA GGAGGTTACTGCATGACGATTTTGTATGGAGTTCTTCCACCAGCAATGGCTTATGTAATGTACCAGAGGAATTACGACGACACTGGGAACAAGACGGCGATGTCTAGAGCAGGACTGGGGCTCTGGGGGCTCGGATTGTTTGCTTGTTCAATAGTTTTGGAGCAGATACTGCAAGATCTCTCATACTTGCCAGAATGA
- the LOC108221769 gene encoding serine/threonine-protein kinase-like protein CCR2, with amino-acid sequence MLLLILLSSLAISAFGYGSLGPIAAAFGENGFFCAIDAGGKQEIICWEKNNNKSSSSSLAYVSTLPAMVALSGGEEFLCGITANRSEPYCWTLSSPGTFLVQPGFKSSTYLKIAAGKNHVCAIRGSYYGDVEYGNVDCWEFLNNVLVYNASFFEPYVGESVFRDIVSGDGFSCGVLKDGGVVCWGPKSGKLGVSGSVKILASGRGSVCGISSKSGELLCWGDSREFGDFPGGISFVALSAGAHHFCGIREDDHGIECWGSIKSSAIPKDYGFTAIASSESTSCGVREADLVLDCWDVQGQSPPNYSPPLQLCSPGICSASSCGDGKFSFNVSILNEAELASVCVQPDLKICLPCGSNCSKGFFPSSQCSKNVDRICSACSLCQSESCWDVCGVHSSSKNLPKERNIKMLVIIVGSCVILLVLVVTGCCVIPLFFASSNEDKDKSQCFSCFRKQSVEAEPSLDHELSISATATIGTAQVFRLSELKDATNGFKEFNELGRGSYGFVYKATLADGTQVAVKRANAATIIRTNGREFEAELDILCNIRHNHIVNLLGYCSDMGERLLVYELMPHGTLHDHLHGELSPLDWNLRLKISLQAAEGLEYLHKVASPPIVHHNLKASNILLDSNWDARVSDFGLLSVNDTDSTGSTENDVYNFGIVLLEILSGRKAYECEFEPPAIVDWALPLIRRGRAAAIFDRNTALPRNVEPLLKLADVAELALKENPNERAGISDIVLWLDQIVKIGLTL; translated from the coding sequence ATGTTGTTGCTCATTCTGCTGTCATCACTGGCCATATCTGCATTTGGGTATGGCTCATTAGGCCCCATTGCAGCTGCATTTGGTGAGAATGGTTTCTTCTGTGCCATTGATGCAGGTGGTAAGCAAGAGATTATTTGCTGGGAGAAGAACAATAAcaaatcatcttcttcttctttggcATATGTTAGTACTTTGCCAGCTATGGTGGCTCTTTCTGGTGGAGAGGAGTTTCTGTGCGGCATCACTGCGAATCGTTCGGAGCCTTATTGTTGGACATTGTCTAGTCCTGGTACATTTCTTGTTCAACCTGGTTTTAAGTCTAGTACTTATTTGAAAATAGCTGCTGGCAAGAATCATGTCTGTGCTATTAGGGGGTCTTATTATGGTGATGTTGAGTATGGAAATGTGGATTGTTGGGAGTTTTTAAATAATGTTCTTGTGTATAATGCTTCATTTTTTGAGCCTTATGTGGGGGAGTCTGTTTTTAGGGATATTGTTTCTGGGGATGGGTTTAGCTGTGGTGTGCTTAAGGATGGAGGGGTTGTCTGCTGGGGTCCGAAATCGGGTAAATTGGGGGTTTCAGGGAGTGTGAAGATTTTAGCTTCTGGGAGGGGTTCTGTTTGtgggatttctagtaaatctgGTGAGTTGTTATGCTGGGGAGATTCCAGGGAATTTGGTGATTTCCCTGGAGGCATTAGTTTTGTGGCCTTATCAGCTGGTGCCCATCATTTCTGCGGAATTCGAGAGGATGATCATGGGATTGAATGTTGGGGGAGCATTAAGTCTTCTGCAATCCCAAAAGATTATGGCTTTACTGCAATTGCTTCGTCTGAATCCACGAGTTGTGGGGTTAGGGAAGCGGATTTAGTTCTTGATTGTTGGGATGTTCAAGGGCAGTCTCCCCCAAATTACAGTCCCCCATTGCAGTTATGTAGTCCGGGGATTTGTTCTGCAAGTTCTTGTGGTGATGGTAAGTTCTCATTCAATGTTAGTATTCTTAATGAAGCGGAATTGGCTAGTGTATGTGTTCAGCCAGACTTGAAGATCTGCTTGCCTTGTGGGTCAAATTGCTCAAAAGGATTTTTCCCATCTAGCCAATGTAGTAAGAATGTGGACAGAATATGCAGCGCGTGTTCTCTCTGCCAGAGCGAGTCTTGCTGGGATGTCTGCGGGGTTCACTCTTCATCCAAGAACCTACCTAAAGAGCGGAACATCAAGATGTTAGTGATTATCGTTGGATCTTGTGTAATACTTTTGGTTTTAGTTGTCACAGGCTGCTGTGTTATTCCTCTATTTTTTGCAAGTTCTAATGAGGACAAGGATAAATCACAGTGCTTCTCCTGCTTCCGCAAGCAGTCTGTGGAGGCTGAGCCCAGCCTTGACCATGAACTATCCATTTCTGCAACAGCTACAATTGGAACTGCACAGGTGTTCCGTCTCTCAGAATTAAAAGACGCTACAAATGGTTTCAAGGAGTTTAATGAGCTTGGACGCGGAAGCTATGGATTTGTGTACAAAGCCACACTTGCTGATGGTACTCAAGTGGCTGTCAAAAGGGCTAATGCTGCCACTATAATCCGTACTAATGGCCGGGAATTTGAAGCAGAACTAGACATTCTCTGCAATATCCGACATAATCATATTGTGAACTTGCTGGGCTATTGCTCGGATATGGGGGAGAGGTTACTGGTATACGAGCTCATGCCACACGGGACACTTCATGATCATCTCCACGGGGAACTCTCTCCTCTCGACTGGAATCTGCGGTTGAAGATATCATTACAAGCTGCAGAAGGGCTCGAATACCTTCACAAAGTAGCTTCTCCTCCTATTGTTCATCATAATTTGAAGGCCTCAAATATTCTCTTGGACTCTAACTGGGATGCAAGAGTTTCTGACTTCGGACTTTTGAGTGTTAATGACACGGATTCAACTGGAAGTACAGAAAATGATGTTTATAATTTTGGGATTGTTCTTCTGGAGATTTTGAGTGGCAGAAAGGCTTACGAATGTGAATTTGAACCTCCAGCCATCGTCGACTGGGCTTTGCCTCTAATAAGACGGGGCAGGGCAGCTGCCATTTTCGACAGAAACACAGCCTTGCCAAGAAATGTGGAACCATTGCTGAAACTTGCAGACGTTGCAGAGCTGGCTCTGAAGGAAAATCCAAACGAACGCGCTGGCATAAGTGATATTGTTCTTTGGCTGGATCAGATTGTAAAGATTGGTCTGACATTGTGA